The genomic DNA ctgaaacttttttatagctcttaggaaataaaataatggtactttAAAAGTTATGGCTCCTAAAACTCaatatagcagcatggataaataacttatttaaactagacatattgcacgatctaatttaaaaacttattctagaaatgttttctaggcctaccaattttgtactaGCCTAttctcaccatatgcaacactctggccaaagatgacatgcatccaatggatggatcttgagatttaaataaaagtgcattaaactagtatttaaaatagagcaagatacattgatcaaatgaaaaactgtatgtaacaaaagttgtagatcttatttcatagaatacagaacagttgagtttgtatttttatgatttttctacaattttatatcgattttacaagtttactATTTAATacgccctgggcgccaggacctaaatgtaatttttttatatttaggtcctgtcgccaactggatgggcgacaggcaaccattttttgaaaattttccaattcggcatatatttttgaaattttatttttttaatataaaaaagaaaaaaaggcagTGATGCACTATCATGGGCCCGGCCTAATAAAAGCCTACGTACTATCAAATTCCCGTTGCTCAGCCCAATAACAAAGATGGGACCAGCAAATCGCCCCAACAATCGTCTTCTTGTGTGTCGTATTGCATGTCGTCGTGTCACTGGGCCAGTTGAGCCCCGGGCCCCGTTGATCTTCACGTGGACTTCTTGTCGTCGACACATGAATCATTGCCGGGGCCTACgcaaggttttaaatctccgGCTATAACTTCCGCTATCTCCCGCTATAGCTGTTTGAGAGAGATTTAGTTAATTTTTTTCATATATAACTTAGCTCTTAGCtacggctatagcccgctatagccggctatagcttaTTTTTAGACATAAATAGCTAAATGACTTAAccggctatttaaaacattAGGCCTACGCCGCCCGTCCGTACGCCGGTGACCACTCCTGCAGTGCTCCATGCCGCGAGACGCAAACCAGGCGGCTTTTCCCCCCTGTCCCCAACGACGGCCCCCGAGCCCAGATCCCAGCCCCACCCGCCAGCGCCCGGCCGCCGGCAGCTAGCGTCGCACGCGACACAATGCAGCAGCTCGAAGCAATCTGGATGGATGGATCGCACGCCCCCATCAACCTGGGGGGACCGTTCGTGCTTTCTAGTCACCCCTCACCACCAACCAAAAGAGCCCCGGCGACCTAACCCCGTCCCACACCCGGCATGCCACTGTCACCGAcgtgccctcctcctccgcccgatCCCAGGCCCGCACTAGTCGTCTACGCCCTAGTACGCGAACCCCCCCCCTGGCGCCCGTCGTCGGCCCTGCCGGGAGACGCGAGACCACCCGGTCGCGCTCGAACGGCCATCCACATGCGTCGGCACCAAGCCCATGCCATGCCGATCCACTCCCGACGCCCCCAAGGTGCCAACCCGATAGGACACTGGACACGTGACGCGAATCGCACCACCAGGCATGTCTCCGCCTGCCACCGCCGATACGCCATCGGGGTACAGTGGCCACCGCCCCGTGCCGGGGGCTCATCGCAACAGCCGCGCGGCCGCTGCTCCCCGGATCGGGGAAcgggtgcgcgcgcgcgcggccccgcgcgcccagGGTACAGCCTGTTCGTCCACCAACTCTGGAAGGCTTTGCGGCACAGATCCAGAATTATTGCGCCTTTTCTTCCCCAAACAGCCCCCGGCTCCGATCTGACCTGTGCCCATACGAGCCCGGCCTGCGTATCATGTTCCCTTCCGCCACAGCACGCCAAAGCGATCgccaaaaaaaaagggggacTAGTTTGCCCATAACCACAAGCAACGAGCAAAGGCAGGCAGCTGGGTTGGAAGACAAGATGCCATGTCGCGGTTGTTCGAGGATTGCAACCTAAGCTACCTAGTAGTATCACTATCATAGTATGTGTTTTCAGAGGTGCAGGTTTTGTTTGCAATAATGAACAATATTAGGTCAACCCAAAAGGCCCCAGCTCGTCTATAAGTTAGGGCTTGCCGCCCCCAACAAGGCAAGAGAGCTATACTGTTTCAAGTCATGTGAAGTACATGAGTTTCAATTACTGACGCAcgcagcaaaaaaaaattctcgcGTGCAGCGGGGACGGGGTCGGGGACAGAGAAAGGGACAGTGATCATGGAGTAACAAGAAACGGAGCTTTCGATATTAAACAGGTCAAATAAACAACGTCGCCACGGCGAATATCCACTTCATACAATTCCGACAGGGTAAAAGAGAGTGTACCTtggggagaagaagaaaaatattacACAGGCGTAGTGTTCGAGAATTTAGAGCAGCATAGTACTAGTGTTTCAAAATATAACGAGTTTGTTGACGCATCTACGATCCGATGAGGTCAGCACCAGAGAGTCGTCAGCTCGGAGACGTTGGAATCCACATGCCACGATCGCTCATCTGCAACGATTTCAGGCCGGCCTCGTCAAATTTAGAAGGTTCACAGAGATCAACAGACACCCAAACATCAGAAAGAACAATGTATCCCGCTTAGTACCTTGATGGTATCCCGCTCGGCGATCGGGAGCTGGTGTTGGAGAAGTCGGAGGTCGCCATGGGAATGGAGATGGAGAGCTGGGTCGCCGAGAAGGACGCGAGGCTGTCGTCGCCCAGCTCCGGCCACGAGTTCCTCGCCTTGGGCCACTCGTCGAAGAAGGGGCGCAGCGTCTGGCTCTCCTGCTTCACCGTCACGAAGTCGCTCCCGAAGAAGGAGAGCGGCTCCCGCTGGGTCTTGGGCAGCGAGGCGATGGTGCTCTCGTCCAGGCCGCTCAGCGTGCCAAACAGTGGGTAGCTTGTGGCCTGGAACGTGGGGGTCTGGGATGGAAGCAGGCGCCACGAGTTGTCCATTGAGTTGTCCATGGCGGCGGGCATCAGCTGGCTGTGCTCATCCGACAGGGATCTCACACCATAAGCAGGATACCTGATTTCAAATGCCACAAGAAAATGTCAGAAAAATGCGCACAGCAATCATCAGTATTACTCTCTTAGATATAAACATGATCCACCAGCAAATGGAGAAATGGACAAGCTGTTCTCTCAAGAACCGAATCTGCAGACCTTGTTAATTGAAACATGCGTATTATTTGCTGTAGAAACCAACAGTTGCAGGTGTCTAATGCAACTAGCAATTTTCTGAAGTGCTTAGCCCTACACATATGTAAGGACAGGGATAAAACACTATACCTGAAGTTGCAAAGTTATGATCTAGCCATCTAGGATATTCACCAGGCTTTCAGATTTTAACCCATGACTGGGTACAGATTTTTTGACTCTGACAGAAGAAAGTGGGAAAACAATAGTTGCAAAAGAAAGTGAAAAAAACAATGGGACGGACAACCAATCATGTAAGCAAACAAACATCATGTGCCAACACCTGCCCCCGCAGGTGACCCTACAATTGCAGAGCCTAAGCTTGGGTAAAGGCTTAAAGCAAGTGTCAACTTGCAAAATACTGAGGGGTGCAAAAAAGCTTCGGCATGGGCGTGCAAAAGGAGGCGGGCTCGGGATACTATCATGCTAGCCTTTTCAGATATAGGCTTCCAGGCACATGGATGAGACGTTTCCCGGCCAGAAAAGCAAAAAACAGGCCAGTTTCCGGGAGCAGTTCTGCCGACATTTCCAGCCCGTCAACGAACAAGAAACAACGGCAGTCCgcagaaaaataaatgttggagGACTAGGCCGGCAGAGCAGGGGACAGAGAGATGCAGGCACTAGTTCTGAACATAGAGCCCGGATGTGTTTCATCATCACGATCTTGTGAAGGATGGAACACCCCCTGCTCGGCAGTACCAGAAGAGCGTCATCTTCTCAGGAAGTCTGGATGAAATCTGGTCCCAGAAAGCATGGCCAGATCAAAGGAAGCAGATGAATAAAGCAGATAATCACTGAGTTTTTGTGGCAGTGCAGGGTACAGACTACAAGTCTGATCACAGATCTGTCTGAAGAGCAGATAATAAAAAGTGCTTCTGGTGCTGCACTACTGCATGCACTACAAGTATGATGACACCGATCGGGGagctaaggccgtgtttagatagaGCGTAGAATTTTTTTCGatagaatcttactaatttgaagtactaaatgaagtctatttacaaatttttttgcacagatgtgttgtaaatcgcgagacgaatctattgatgctaattaatccataattagcggatggtactgtagcataactgttgcaaaatcatgaattaagtatgctcattagattcgtctcgcattTACCGACcattcatgcaaaaagttttataaatagacttcatttagtactccatgcatacgttaaaacattcgatgtgactttttttttacGGAATTTACGgataaagatctaaacaggaaCTAAAACTAATACTGGCACTAACAGTTTTGGGTATGTGACAGAGGTTGCAGAAAACTTAATGAAACGCACCTGAGATCTTTGCTCCCTCCACCAGCAGCGGTCGCGTAAGCAGCGGCACTGTCCATGTGCAGCTGAGCGGTGGACCTGGACCCCAGTCCGAACGTGCAGGTCCCaacgccacctcctcctcctccgccgccgcctccacggacGCCGTTGCCGGCGAGGACCGCCGGGTAGGGCGACTGGTTCTGGAAGCCGGAGGTGGGCGCCGGGGCCTGCTGCTGGGCGTGTGGCGGGGCGAcgagctgcgcttccacaggcTTTCTTGAACGGTTGCGGCCGCGGTGCATGTGGCGCTCGCAGTACTTGGAGTCCGGGGCGGCCTCCTTGGCGCACCGCCACTTCTTGCCGTCCGTACGCCGGCACCGCCCGGGCTCCGGATCCACCTTCTTGCCGAAGTAGGGCCCGTAGCCAACTGCAAGAACACCGCACACGCAAGAGAGCTGAGAAACCCGTGTCGATGTGCTGGCGCGGCGCGCATACATGTGTAGTACGTGCGTACGAACACGTCTGTGTCGGTGCGTATTTGGATGCCAGGGAGCGACCCCGGAATAGGGGCACTTTTCCAATCTCCCGCAAGAATCAAAACGCAGCGCGTCGCCGTACAATCATCGCAGACGTGTTACATCACAAGTAGTAGATCTACCGAGCCGTTTTAGATTTAATTAGCTctcaagaaagcatgcatttgAAAGCGATGCATATGGTTGTTGTCTTCatcgcagcggcagcagcagtgggAGGGAGCGTGTTTAGGCTCCCAACAACCAGACAGGAATAATCCCCAAGAAAAGGACCAATCATCAGTAAACTAACCACCCCTTTTGGCCGGGGCCAAAGCCTCGCATCATACTCTAATCACATCAGACCAATAGAAAAACACCATTAGAACATGAGGCTAAGCTGTATAGCCTATTGGGATGAGCAAATCTAGAGCCGCCGGATTAAAAAATCCGCGAGGCTTTTGAGGGGGCGAATCCAGAGAAGGATTAACAAATGACCGGACTTGGATTAACAAACGGAGTTGGAGGACACCTGAATCCCTCGATCCGAATAAACAACCAGATCGAAGGTATGGACGACGGCGCtcgacgccaccgccgcgcgatgcaaaaaaaaaaaaaaccgtgCGCAGGAAGgaacgaggggggggggggaggggggaggtaGGGAGGGCGGCGCGCTTACGGGCAGGCTGGTGGTAGACGAAGCCGCGGCggatggggaggaggaggtCCGGCGGGACGggcacgccggcgacgaggtACTTGTATATGAGCGCCTGGTGCTCCAGCTCCTCGTACTGCGCCGCCGTGAAGGGCGCCGGCCTCGCTGCCCACCTCCTGCCGCTCAtcgcttgctgctgctgctggtggtggtgctgctgctgcgcgtCGGCCTCCCCCACCCTGCAAAAGGAAGGCAAAAAGCAAAGCCAAGCTCGCCGCATGAGATGCCTAGACGCCCCGCGAGCATAAATAAAGAGGCGAGCGGATAACGAGATGGGGAGGGAGCTCTCCGTGTGGGAGGGGAGGGCTTACGCGgagagcggcgcggcgcggcagaaGGGGAGGAGCGACGAGGGGCGGTGGTCGGCTGCCGGAGACAGGGAGGCAAAGGGCATCGCCATATATGCTcctctctctctgctctctctctgcCGCTGCTCGCGGCCTCTCTTTTAATGTGCTGTGCTTTTGCCTTTTACCTGGCTGGCTCTGTCTGTTTCCCTCTGTCCCGCTCGCTCTGGGCTACGCCGGGCAGGGCAGGACAGAGCGGCTCGCTGTGCTTGCGCTACCTGGTGAGGCAGGGAAGGGGGAGAGGTGAGGGACGGACGGGGGCGGGGGCAACGGGCTAGCCTTataggcggccgcggccgcggccgcgcaggGTGGAGAAGGGCAGGGCGGTGGGATGGGATGAGGCCGACACGCGAGGGTTCCAGCTAAGGGACACGCACCTGCCCGCCATGCgcatctccctctctcccttctctctctctctctctgccctTTCCGATCGGTGATATTTCTCGGGCgtcccctcccttcctccctcgcTCTCCACAAGTCCACATGCACATGCACCCCCCTGCGGGTCTTGTCTTGGCTCCGTCAGCGGTCGCCTTGGGCCGCGTGCTGCCCGCTCGCTCGCTTGCTTTTTCCCTTGGTTATTTTGATTCATACCATTATAATTTTCGAACTTTGAAGAAACACCGTTACAATTTGCATATTTTAAAAcataccattacaattcttcACTTCCcacaaaaatgccactaaataAATATGGAGATGACTTGGACCCAGCTGCAGGTGTATGTGAATATATATACTTCATTGAAGCCTCTCTTCTTTTTATCACCGATGTGCAGGTTCCGTATGTCATTGATAGAGGAGAGAGGCTACAATAAAGTATACGTATTCATATACACCTGTAGCTGGCCCCAAGTCATCTCCATACGTATTTAGTGGTATTTTTGTGGGAAGTGAAGAATTATAATAGTATGCTTTAAAATACGCGAATTGTAATGGTGTTTCTCCAAAGTTCGAAAATTATAATGGTATGCTTTAAAATACGCACGCCAGGTGAGAAGCTGTTTTTATATCTTGCTGTgtctgcagaggcggtcagcatggtgctggtggccgaaaggacggagcaagctcgccaggagGACACCAGGGTCCCCCCCGGCCAAAGATGGTAAGCCGGACCacggacatgggggtccggcagccactcctctgtctgaaggtccaGACCCCcgacccagtgggaacccagaaccgctgggggcccaaggacctgacatgGCGGACAAGggtgagccggacccggtggccagagtccggaccatccagaagccagtctactatgtcagcgaagtcctccacgaggcaaaagccaggtatcttgagacgcataagcttatctatgtcatacttattgcgtctaggaaactgcgccactattttcaggcacacagagtttcgtagtgacctcttatccaCTGAGAGCGATcatgcacaactccaacgccacgggcaacatcgccaagtgggcagcagagttgggtgagttccagctggacttccagccctgccatgcagtcaaaaggcaaatcctggctgatttcatactagaatggactccttccccaagcaattctggggtccggacctcaacgccggacccccggagccggaagtcaggacaccagtcttcaccgagccccactggacactcttcttcgacgggtccgtccgcaaggagtgggctggagctggtgtggtcctcatcgacccaaacggagatcagctaaagtacatggtgcaccttgagttcaaggccaccaacaacatggcagagtacgaagctttgatctttgacCTGACAGAAGCCCTTTCTCTGGGGAtccggcagctcctggtgaagggagattctcagcctcatcatcaagcaggtccggggaattgcagctgcaacaatccccagctcgcggcataccttaTTCACGTGaagaagctcgagaaggacttcgacgccttggaactgcaacatatTCCCCGTgaattcaactcagcagcagatgatctctccgtgagagcatctacctgggcacccgtgcccgagggcgtcttcgaaagacggttgctgagacctaccgcccagcctgccgaactgggtgaaggggatcaagctagcacctcgaagctagcggtccggTGGCATTCCATCCGTGGTGCCCGCCCAGGGTTGTGTGCGCTGTTGAGGACCCTGGAAACCTtatagagccactcccacctgctcagggaggtcccgatgcatggatctacGAGATCcaggactacctgaaagacaatatccttcgtgatgacgatgtgtccgctgagcgcatagtacgattggctaaacgctacgcggtggtagaaggggatctctaccgccgtggcgccaatggtatcctcatgcggtgcattttccaggaagagggccgcgagttgctcgtcaggatccatggaggcgagtgtggaagtcattcctcatctcgcacgattgttggtaaggcctttcggcatggcttctactggccgataGCACTCTAGGATGCAACTCAGCTGGTATgatcctgcaaagcatgccagttccatgcaaagcaaatacacacaccggctcaagctctgcaaatgatcccgccctcatggccatttgtcgtatggggcgtggatatcctggggccgttcccctGGGCCGTCGCCGggaaccggttcctctacgtcgccattgacaaattcacaaaatggccggaaattacccctgtggtgaacatcaccaaaaaatcagcagtcgcattcctcaagtccattgtgtgcagatttggcgtctcaaaccgcatcatcgcggacaacgggacccaattcaaaagcagactcttccaagagtactgcgaggacatcggcatccagctatgctttgcgtctgTGGCACAttcccgcagcaatggacaggtcgagagagcgaatgcagatgttcttaggggactcaagacccgcacctacaactgcttgaagaagcatggtgcaaaatgggttgatgagcttccgtgcgtgctatggggcaaccggaccacacccagccgagccatcggagagaccccattcttcctggtctacggggctgaagcatgccttcccccggaaattcacctgggctcaccacgggtccaggcttttgacgaatccatgcaggaacaactgcggcgcgacgatgtggacttcgttgacgaatgaaggtggcgagcagcaatccgaaatgcacgctccaaccaggcgctcaggtgttatcatcaacggttcgtgcacagtagggagctccgagCTGGGGACCTCATCCTAAGGcagatcctgaaccgagcagggctccacaaactctcccccagctgggagggtcccttcaaggttacagaagtatgccggcccggatccTTTCGCCTTGCCACACAAgaaggagtgccgctgcccaacccatggaacatagagcatctgcataAGTTTTACGCTTAGACAGAGCAGGAAATTAATTTTTCCTTTctaataagatagaatcagcGTGCGACCCAGAGCGGTAGGGGTCCATCcccgtaaacccggcctctggcatccatcgcaccatcggctcacgttaacgcgcggcccacagcggtagaggtccgccctcataaacccggcctctggcatccatcgcgcaagccatgtatatcaagttgcaaagaaaaaatttgctcctagttctgtctttgtgtcaaaattttatttcgcatttcgattctcgaacTTTTCcatttctaacccccgcgcggacttccactattgtcgctacagctaagatATGTATTGAGTTGCCGAACTgtcgtacaggtccggacccccttgtcgctgggagaggggtccggacccctaaggacctgctctggagagggggtgcttgtttcctggggtggtccagAGTCCTGTGTAgtcgcttagccggttccgtacccaaagcctacacgctccaccaccctgtaacgagtgctctagtacccggagctgggtaattaggggcccggacctcgttctagcttatgggttggcttcctaagtcctacacggcagttCCAGGTTcgtatctcaaaggatcgagtacgacagaatggcctcacccactgctagggaggggtccggaacgtCGGGAACTAGGTCCAGTAAAGTCGTGCTTGTTCCCTGGAGTGGTttggagccctgtgtagcggcttagcctggttccgtaccctaagcctacacactccaccactctataACAACCATCGTGCTGCCTGGACCTGCGTATCCGGAGGTCCGGACCTCATACTAGCTTGGGAGCCGGttcagaataggtcccgcgggcctactactaagctttgactttgagtgatatgcaggttaagccttcactggtggtagctagcctcaaaccattgagcctacctaccagggcgCCCAGACATCCGCTTTATGGCTTCATCCAGTCTCGGTGATAGACATACTCAAACAACTGAGATTGTCTCCCACGGGGCCCGgagcgttcgctttgagccagataccaaggatcgattctgcatgcgtcaaacagctaagttgcagtatcattattaccatcccagcgagtttgattttTCTCTCTACAGTTTTTTCTGTTATTCAGGGAATAAGTTGCTCGTTAGGGAGGTCCGGAGCGTCTTCTCGGCTCagatggcagataggttctaacaactgaacatatctaccagggggccagggggccggggtgctgcataccgcaaatcatAGCAACTAACAAACATCTAAGTTGAAAtttcttctattaaaatttcaacaagtacaatgtttttacataacacaaaaaaaacaaaagttctACTGCTGTGATGGTCCAGCTCAGGGATCtccaggctcccgcttgaagtaagCAGCAACGAAGTCGACAAACTCCCGCACGCTTTCCCGAGTGGAGGCTTCCGTCTCTGCCACTAGACCATCGACgacgggggctagcgagatggtAGGGTCGTGGCTCTGGAGGCAGGTCAAAAtgtactccgccaccatccggtaCAACTCACGGCCCTCGGTTTCAAGGTGTACAGCGAGGATCGGCTCCAGGCGCCGGAGTCTCTCTGAAGCAGAGCCCAGCaccgggagggcgtcagcaattgaagctggcggccccgccacttggattggactcattccaagtggcaccagagctGAGCTTGCTTCGCCCGCCCAGTCGACGATTCGTTGGGCCCCCATGCGCTGGCCCTCCTGTAGCTTCCGGGTTGCCTCCAGGACCGCCTCCTACACCTGGGCATCCagagccgcctgagccgcctccAGCTGGCGGGTCCTCTCCTGGAGCgtggcctccttccccgccgcTGACTCCTTCAGGGTCTTGAGAGACTCGCGCTGGCGCGCAAGG from Panicum virgatum strain AP13 chromosome 7N, P.virgatum_v5, whole genome shotgun sequence includes the following:
- the LOC120682805 gene encoding growth-regulating factor 3-like encodes the protein MAMPFASLSPAADHRPSSLLPFCRAAPLSAVGEADAQQQHHHQQQQQAMSGRRWAARPAPFTAAQYEELEHQALIYKYLVAGVPVPPDLLLPIRRGFVYHQPALGYGPYFGKKVDPEPGRCRRTDGKKWRCAKEAAPDSKYCERHMHRGRNRSRKPVEAQLVAPPHAQQQAPAPTSGFQNQSPYPAVLAGNGVRGGGGGGGGGGVGTCTFGLGSRSTAQLHMDSAAAYATAAGGGSKDLRYPAYGVRSLSDEHSQLMPAAMDNSMDNSWRLLPSQTPTFQATSYPLFGTLSGLDESTIASLPKTQREPLSFFGSDFVTVKQESQTLRPFFDEWPKARNSWPELGDDSLASFSATQLSISIPMATSDFSNTSSRSPSGIPSR